Proteins from a single region of Scatophagus argus isolate fScaArg1 chromosome 23, fScaArg1.pri, whole genome shotgun sequence:
- the LOC124054269 gene encoding E3 ubiquitin-protein ligase Topors-like isoform X2, translating into MPLSVRNSVPKKRKNPDEKLPERPGESASSAQVMAPTRMKLRVRRRGNVAGGTGGADRGGQPEEEEGRSQESGGRSSRRKSSHNTSAGAATTSSSPPSSSASARAVITAEEASPDSKCPICLDRFNNLAYLDRCLHRFCFPCIQEWSHNKAECPLCKQPFTSILHSVRAEDDFKEYTLRPAPTNSSVAATVAMVAAMASAARSNHQMRLMLRRHRAADVGETTTRRWRRERSARARGGRSVGERTGVWEWYLDSPPLALPPLPQHPAVSPVVAEDSEDVEDPGEQGRRAGADLDEHGVIFEGLTGLGGAVASVVPNDRASRRLMTRLAARRRLQREGGTVRRLRERETVAFRRTLYRCGIRVHGVAGVGIEGQQQRDITVESFRRNPVHLNRLRPWLRRELTVLYGAHGSLVDIVQRIIMARLARHGLEDTPTIEEELRPFLLARADHFLHELVSFARSPLSLENYDLQAVYEPPATAQELDGTSSSTDSSSVIAISEGEEEEGQAGGRPEETLLGRGAGAHDDVIQAGSCLSLSAWDDETPGPSYTTAEPSCSLASLSFSPASQGAPTEEGGEKQEGEEECLIVGYKKPIAERTPELVQLSSDTEEEEDKEKKEEENVAEEPPPLHATTPDLHLLTSTIIPPSTSGAYRDEQADKPKEKDGGTGSCRSRVWSGSSERSRNSVCSLSPKTPGESERRRDRGCWRDRKQAASEAAREKRRRKRSRREREKSSDMVRKSGTLCNPNLSIYPAAMRRRSRTPSSFHSSTESSPPDSNWEYRCSQVSPLTSSDSSPSRSSSSSSLHWSSPRPSAQPPLTPSLSPSNRSSSHHGEKPGGKRKYKSRHLDNNDKDPTWRPSSSHRREKRRERREKERRRRRRERQRRGALRDSGGDSRRCREDRSPSVEIIYEGTITSHAATRTPAGKRRRKQPRRTQHCSSPVIITLDSDSSRDDINNNNNNNNSSGSSSPVSSQQTVDFSDLPPLPLLHSARVDGALNAEIGELPVDILDRGSDGSETEPVGQPEAARSVGIYNSDNSDREVDVENVDERGSLLGSDDDKRPMRRADAEAGTVDSDSPTAESNAASTATDLVHKTDSEFSTSDSRLLATILNDLKGIAAPKRDHSFGFESSCLSGTRKKHFRAQREVSQAYLNQDDWLAEARHPSLPEQQQSNDGRGQSQSLGLPTFHASIPPLPHLEQLKERRVREEAKDLPPLLKQASPVGSRNRNTPPPLKHGGAGSQRLLSHVDPRSPHTSADANPGVELSSDSTISSMTSCLGAELPKDNQAIPPISTLKKHFMSTLALRGEPVSTRDVSAVDMLSSCDLAAISSHSSAPSQVGAVAIHSTTHKPTTDSHSENTSASADCLPHLDFSSFGSSKLHAGIDSTKEISSDLRPSPIELHPVNSLSPTDFHSAEICRSKAKSAHSDSTSTGYRNRFIGPNVCWVAPTDLHPSSSVSAEGALAGRDDFSGANCNNMSPAGFVSSTDTRTLNPCSPIDSYSSSERENLAMKLSPSRVSSVPTTPASARSLPSYADPTSPKSTVDRHSSSAASEGPTDNDVSSLIIREESLPHGRLPPVDVHCTSLMPPANEHCSSFVSTMTDDHLDHRALSSTAFQTSHRKCSSQSKPPAESQSKPLRPIDSDSNAHNHFDSSSNPQFPIDTCSEHSSPIDSQHESQPPIDSHSKTSRRDFQLPAANHITSSPQSVENQWNSSIDAHS; encoded by the exons ATGCCGCTGAGTGTGCGGAATTCTGTCCCGAAGAAGAGAAAAAACCCGGATGAGAAGCTCCCGGAGCGACCTGGGGAGTCTGCTTCTTCTGCTCAG GTAATGGCGCCCACGCGGATGAAGCTGCGCGTGCGTCGGCGTGGTAATGTGGCTGGAGGTACGGGTGGCGCAGACAGAGGGGGTcagccagaggaagaggaggggaggagtcAGGAGAGCGGCGGtcggagcagcaggaggaaaagctCCCATAACACCTCAGCTGGAGCTGCCACCACCTCCTcgtctcctccctcctcctccgcctcagCGCGGGCGGTGATTACGGCCGAGGAGGCGTCGCCCGACTCCAAGTGCCCAATCTGCCTGGACCGCTTCAATAACCTGGCGTACCTGGACCGCTGCCTGCACCGATTCTGTTTCCCCTGCATCCAGGAGTGGTCGCACAACAAGGCTGAGTGTCCGCTCTGCAAGCAGCCCTTCACCTCCATCCTGCACTCGGTCCGCGCTGAGGACGACTTCAAGGAGTATACGCTGCGGCCGGCGCCGACAAACAGCAGCGTCGCTGCCACCGTTGCGATGGTGGCGGCGATGGCTTCTGCAGCAAGGAGCAACCATCAAATGAGGCTGATGCTGAGGaggcacagagcagcagatgttGGAGAGACGACCacaaggaggtggaggagggagaggagtgcAAGAGCAAGGGGAGGCAGGAGTGTCGGGGAGAGGACAGGTGTGTGGGAGTGGTACCTCGattctcctcctcttgctctgcctcctcttcctcagcatcCCGCCGTCTCTCCTGTTGTTGCAGAGGACAGTGAGGATGTAGAAGACCCAGGGGAGCAGGGGAGGAGGGCAGGGGCTGATCTGGACGAGCACGGGGTGATATTCGAGGGTTTGACCGGACTCGGTGGGGCAGTGGCATCTGTGGTTCCCAACGACCGGGCATCGCGGCGGCTGATGACTCGTTTGGCAGCGAGGCGGCGGCTGCAGCGAGAAGGGGGAACTGTGCGGCggttgagggagagagagactgtggcCTTCCGTCGCACCCTCTACCGCTGTGGCATACGGGTCCACGGTGTTGCCGGGGTCGGTATCGAGGGGCAGCAGCAGCGTGACATCACAGTAGAGAGCTTCCGGAGGAACCCCGTCCACCTGAACAGACTTCGGCCCTGGCTGCGGCGGGAGCTCACCGTGCTGTACGGAGCGCATGGCTCGCTAGTTGACATCGTCCAGCGCATCATCATGGCACGGCTCGCCCGTCACGGCCTGGAGGACACACCTACAATAGAAGAAGAGCTGCGACCATTCCTGTTGGCCCGCGCAGACCACTTCCTGCATGAACTTGTCAGCTTTGCCCGCTCGCCACTCAGCCTGGAAAACTACGACCTGCAGGCAGTGTACGAGCCGCCGGCCACTGCGCAGGAGCTCGATGGGACGAGCAGCTCCACCGACAGCAGCTCCGTCATCGCCATCTCTGAaggcgaggaagaggagggacagGCAGGAGGAAGACCAGAGGAGACGCTGCTGGGGAGGGGGGCGGGAGCTCACGATGACGTCATCCAAGCTGGAAGCTGCCTCAGCCTGTCAGCCTGGGACGACGAGACGCCGGGCCCCTCCTACACCACCGCAGAGCCCTCGTGTTCCCTCGCCTCACTGTCGTTCAGCCCCGCCTCTCAGGGGGCTCCcactgaggagggaggagagaagcaggagggggaggaagagtgTCTGATAGTCGGATACAAGAAGCCGATAGCGGAGCGGACTCCTGAGCTGGTGCAGCTGTcctcagacacagaggaagaggaggacaaggagaaaaaggaggaggagaacgtgGCCGAGGAGCCTCCTCCCCTCCACGCCACCACTCCTGACCTCCACCTCCTGACCTCCACCATAATCCCGCCCTCCACGTCCGGTGCCTACAGAGACGAGCAGGCCGACAAGCCGAAGGAGAAAGATGGCGGGACGGGAAGCTGTCGCTCACGGGTCTGGTCAGGCAGCTCGGAGAGAAGCAGGAACTCGGTGTGTTCGCTTAGCCCGAAGACGCCTGGAGAGAGCGAGCGGCGGCGGGACAGGGGGTGCTGGAGGGACAGGAAGCAGGCTGCAAGCGAAGCAgcgagggagaagaggaggaggaagaggagcaggagagagcgGGAGAAGAGCAGCGACATGGTGAGGAAGAGTGGCACCCTGTGCAACCCAAACCTGTCCATTTATCCCGCCGCCATGCGCCGTCGCTCCCGCACCCCCTCGTCCTTTCACTCCAGCACCGAGTCCAGCCCACCGGACTCCAACTGGGAGTACCGCTGTTCCCAGGTTTCCCCTCTTACTTCCTCCGACTCCTCACCGTCCCgctcttcctcgtcctcctcacTGCACTGGTCCTCCCCACGGCCGTCAGCACAGCCGCCGCTGACGCCCTCGCTCTCCCCCAGCAATCGCAGCAGCTCTCACCACGGAGAGAAGCCGGGCGGGAAGAGGAAGTACAAGAGCCGCCACCTGGACAACAATGACAAGGACCCCACGTGGAGGCCGAGCAGCAGCCATCgcagggagaagaggagggagcgcagggagaaggagaggaggaggaggagaagagagaggcagaggaggggcGCTCTGCGGGACAGCGGGGGAGACAG caggaggtgcAGAGAAGACCGGAGTCCAAGCGTGGAGATCATCTACGAGGGCACCATCACCTCCCACGCAGCAACTCGAACCCCCGCAGGCAAGCGGCGCAGGAAACAACCGCGCAGGACACAACACTGCAG cTCTCCAGTCATCATCACCCTGGACAGCGACAGCAGCCGCGAcgacatcaacaacaacaacaacaacaacaacagcagcggcagcagcagtcCGGTCAGCAGCCAGCAGACTGTCGATTTCTCAGACCTTCCTCCTCTCCCGTTGCTGCATTCTGCCCGTGTGGATGGAGCCTTGAATGCAGAAATTGGTGAGCTTCCGGTTGACATCCTGGACCGAGGATCTGATGGGTCAGAGACCGAACCAGTGGGCCAACCCGAGGCAGCACGTTCCGTCGGCATTTACAACAGCGACAACAGCGATCGCGAGGTGGACGTGGAAAACGTTGATGAGAGGGGCTCGCTGTTGGGATCGGATGACGACAAACGACCAATGAGAAGGGCTGATGCAGAAGCGGGGACTGTGGACAGTGACTCTCCAACAGCAGAGAGCAATGCTGCCTCCACAGCAACAGATTTGGTTCACAAAACAGACTCTGAGTTCTCCACTTCTGACAGCCGTCTGCTAGCAACCATCCTCAATGACCTGAAGGGAATCGCTGCACCTAAACGTGATCACTCATTCGGCTTTGAGTCCAGTTGTTTATCCGGCAccaggaaaaaacattttagagcTCAGCGTGAGGTCAGTCAGGCTTATTTGAACCAGGACGACTGGCTGGCTGAGGCAAGACATCCCAGTCtgcctgagcagcagcagtctAACGATGGCAGAGGCCAGAGTCAGAGCCTGGGCTTGCCGACATTTCACGCCTCCATTCCCCCTCTACCTCATCTCGAGCAATTAAAAGAGCGCAGGGTCAGAGAGGAGGCCAAGGACCTCCCTCCCCTCCTGAAACAGGCCAGTCCTGTTGGGTCACGTAACAGAAACACACCGCCGCCATTAAAACACGGCGGTGCTGGGAGTCAGCGCCTTTTATCTCATGTTGATCCGCGCTCGCCTCACACCTCTGCTGATGCTAACCCAGGTGTTGAGCTTAGTTCAGATTCTACCATCTCCTCCATGACGTCCTGTTTGGGTGCTGAGCTGCCTAAAGATAACCAGGCCATACCTCCCATTTCAACGCTGAAGAAACATTTCATGAGCACTTTGGCATTGAGAGGAGAGCCGGTCTCGACGAGGGACGTTTCTGCCGTTGACATGCTTTCTTCCTGTGATTTAGCAGCCATTAGCTCCCATTCATCTGCTCCTTCTCAAGTTGGAGCAGTTGCCATCCATTCCACAACTCACAAACCTACCACTGACTCCCATTCCGAAAATACTTCCGCAAGTGCCGATTGTTTACCACATCTGGACTTCAGTTCCTTTGGTTCTTCAAAGTTACATGCTGGCATTGATAGCACAAAGGAAATATCTTCTGACCTTAGGCCATCACCCATTGAGTTGCATCCTGTGAATTCTTTATCTCCCACTGATTTCCATTCAGCCGAGATTTGCAGGTCCAAAGCCAAGTCAGCTCACTCTGACTCTACCTCCACAGGTTACAGGAATAGGTTTATAGGCCCAAATGTCTGTTGGGTAGCACCCACTgacctccatccatccagcagTGTTTCTGCTGAAGGTGCACTGGCAGGTAGGGATGATTTCTCAGGAGCTAACTGTAACAACATGTCACCTGCTGGCTTTGTTTCTTCCACTGATACCAGGACTCTGAATCCCTGCTCACCCATTGACTCGTACTCTTCcagtgagagagaaaacctGGCCATGAAGCTTTCTCCTTCTCGAGTTAGTTCAGTGCCAACAACACCTGCTAGCGCCAGGTCGCTACCCTCTTACGCGGATCCCACAAGCCCCAAATCTACCGTTGACCGCCACTCTTCCAGTGCAGCTTCAGAAGGACCGACAGACAATGACGTATCGTCATTGATCATTCGTGAGGAAAGTTTGCCACATGGTCGCCTGCCGCCCGTTGATGTGCATTGTACAAGTCTCATGCCCCCTGCTAATGAGCATTGTTCTAGCTTTGTCAGCACCATGACTGATGATCACCTGGACCACAGAGCCTTATCCTCCACTGCCTTCCAAACATCACATAGAAAATGCAGTTCTCAGTCCAAACCCCCCGCTGAATCCCAGTCTAAACCTCTCCGCCCCATTGACTCTGATTCAAACGCTCACAACCACTTTGATTCCAGCTCCAACCCACAGTTCCCCATTGACACCTGTTCAGAACACAGCTCCCCTATTGACTCCCAGCATGAATCCCAGCCACCCATTGACTCTCATTCAAAAACCTCTCGTAGAGACTTTCAGCTTCCCGCAGCCAATCACATCACGTCTTCCCCCCAGTCTGTGGAGAACCAGTGGAACTCCTCCATTGATGCCCATTCATAG
- the LOC124054269 gene encoding E3 ubiquitin-protein ligase Topors-like isoform X1: MPLSVRNSVPKKRKNPDEKLPERPGESASSAQVMAPTRMKLRVRRRGNVAGGTGGADRGGQPEEEEGRSQESGGRSSRRKSSHNTSAGAATTSSSPPSSSASARAVITAEEASPDSKCPICLDRFNNLAYLDRCLHRFCFPCIQEWSHNKAECPLCKQPFTSILHSVRAEDDFKEYTLRPAPTNSSVAATVAMVAAMASAARSNHQMRLMLRRHRAADVGETTTRRWRRERSARARGGRSVGERTGVWEWYLDSPPLALPPLPQHPAVSPVVAEDSEDVEDPGEQGRRAGADLDEHGVIFEGLTGLGGAVASVVPNDRASRRLMTRLAARRRLQREGGTVRRLRERETVAFRRTLYRCGIRVHGVAGVGIEGQQQRDITVESFRRNPVHLNRLRPWLRRELTVLYGAHGSLVDIVQRIIMARLARHGLEDTPTIEEELRPFLLARADHFLHELVSFARSPLSLENYDLQAVYEPPATAQELDGTSSSTDSSSVIAISEGEEEEGQAGGRPEETLLGRGAGAHDDVIQAGSCLSLSAWDDETPGPSYTTAEPSCSLASLSFSPASQGAPTEEGGEKQEGEEECLIVGYKKPIAERTPELVQLSSDTEEEEDKEKKEEENVAEEPPPLHATTPDLHLLTSTIIPPSTSGAYRDEQADKPKEKDGGTGSCRSRVWSGSSERSRNSVCSLSPKTPGESERRRDRGCWRDRKQAASEAAREKRRRKRSRREREKSSDMVRKSGTLCNPNLSIYPAAMRRRSRTPSSFHSSTESSPPDSNWEYRCSQVSPLTSSDSSPSRSSSSSSLHWSSPRPSAQPPLTPSLSPSNRSSSHHGEKPGGKRKYKSRHLDNNDKDPTWRPSSSHRREKRRERREKERRRRRRERQRRGALRDSGGDSSRRCREDRSPSVEIIYEGTITSHAATRTPAGKRRRKQPRRTQHCSSPVIITLDSDSSRDDINNNNNNNNSSGSSSPVSSQQTVDFSDLPPLPLLHSARVDGALNAEIGELPVDILDRGSDGSETEPVGQPEAARSVGIYNSDNSDREVDVENVDERGSLLGSDDDKRPMRRADAEAGTVDSDSPTAESNAASTATDLVHKTDSEFSTSDSRLLATILNDLKGIAAPKRDHSFGFESSCLSGTRKKHFRAQREVSQAYLNQDDWLAEARHPSLPEQQQSNDGRGQSQSLGLPTFHASIPPLPHLEQLKERRVREEAKDLPPLLKQASPVGSRNRNTPPPLKHGGAGSQRLLSHVDPRSPHTSADANPGVELSSDSTISSMTSCLGAELPKDNQAIPPISTLKKHFMSTLALRGEPVSTRDVSAVDMLSSCDLAAISSHSSAPSQVGAVAIHSTTHKPTTDSHSENTSASADCLPHLDFSSFGSSKLHAGIDSTKEISSDLRPSPIELHPVNSLSPTDFHSAEICRSKAKSAHSDSTSTGYRNRFIGPNVCWVAPTDLHPSSSVSAEGALAGRDDFSGANCNNMSPAGFVSSTDTRTLNPCSPIDSYSSSERENLAMKLSPSRVSSVPTTPASARSLPSYADPTSPKSTVDRHSSSAASEGPTDNDVSSLIIREESLPHGRLPPVDVHCTSLMPPANEHCSSFVSTMTDDHLDHRALSSTAFQTSHRKCSSQSKPPAESQSKPLRPIDSDSNAHNHFDSSSNPQFPIDTCSEHSSPIDSQHESQPPIDSHSKTSRRDFQLPAANHITSSPQSVENQWNSSIDAHS, translated from the exons ATGCCGCTGAGTGTGCGGAATTCTGTCCCGAAGAAGAGAAAAAACCCGGATGAGAAGCTCCCGGAGCGACCTGGGGAGTCTGCTTCTTCTGCTCAG GTAATGGCGCCCACGCGGATGAAGCTGCGCGTGCGTCGGCGTGGTAATGTGGCTGGAGGTACGGGTGGCGCAGACAGAGGGGGTcagccagaggaagaggaggggaggagtcAGGAGAGCGGCGGtcggagcagcaggaggaaaagctCCCATAACACCTCAGCTGGAGCTGCCACCACCTCCTcgtctcctccctcctcctccgcctcagCGCGGGCGGTGATTACGGCCGAGGAGGCGTCGCCCGACTCCAAGTGCCCAATCTGCCTGGACCGCTTCAATAACCTGGCGTACCTGGACCGCTGCCTGCACCGATTCTGTTTCCCCTGCATCCAGGAGTGGTCGCACAACAAGGCTGAGTGTCCGCTCTGCAAGCAGCCCTTCACCTCCATCCTGCACTCGGTCCGCGCTGAGGACGACTTCAAGGAGTATACGCTGCGGCCGGCGCCGACAAACAGCAGCGTCGCTGCCACCGTTGCGATGGTGGCGGCGATGGCTTCTGCAGCAAGGAGCAACCATCAAATGAGGCTGATGCTGAGGaggcacagagcagcagatgttGGAGAGACGACCacaaggaggtggaggagggagaggagtgcAAGAGCAAGGGGAGGCAGGAGTGTCGGGGAGAGGACAGGTGTGTGGGAGTGGTACCTCGattctcctcctcttgctctgcctcctcttcctcagcatcCCGCCGTCTCTCCTGTTGTTGCAGAGGACAGTGAGGATGTAGAAGACCCAGGGGAGCAGGGGAGGAGGGCAGGGGCTGATCTGGACGAGCACGGGGTGATATTCGAGGGTTTGACCGGACTCGGTGGGGCAGTGGCATCTGTGGTTCCCAACGACCGGGCATCGCGGCGGCTGATGACTCGTTTGGCAGCGAGGCGGCGGCTGCAGCGAGAAGGGGGAACTGTGCGGCggttgagggagagagagactgtggcCTTCCGTCGCACCCTCTACCGCTGTGGCATACGGGTCCACGGTGTTGCCGGGGTCGGTATCGAGGGGCAGCAGCAGCGTGACATCACAGTAGAGAGCTTCCGGAGGAACCCCGTCCACCTGAACAGACTTCGGCCCTGGCTGCGGCGGGAGCTCACCGTGCTGTACGGAGCGCATGGCTCGCTAGTTGACATCGTCCAGCGCATCATCATGGCACGGCTCGCCCGTCACGGCCTGGAGGACACACCTACAATAGAAGAAGAGCTGCGACCATTCCTGTTGGCCCGCGCAGACCACTTCCTGCATGAACTTGTCAGCTTTGCCCGCTCGCCACTCAGCCTGGAAAACTACGACCTGCAGGCAGTGTACGAGCCGCCGGCCACTGCGCAGGAGCTCGATGGGACGAGCAGCTCCACCGACAGCAGCTCCGTCATCGCCATCTCTGAaggcgaggaagaggagggacagGCAGGAGGAAGACCAGAGGAGACGCTGCTGGGGAGGGGGGCGGGAGCTCACGATGACGTCATCCAAGCTGGAAGCTGCCTCAGCCTGTCAGCCTGGGACGACGAGACGCCGGGCCCCTCCTACACCACCGCAGAGCCCTCGTGTTCCCTCGCCTCACTGTCGTTCAGCCCCGCCTCTCAGGGGGCTCCcactgaggagggaggagagaagcaggagggggaggaagagtgTCTGATAGTCGGATACAAGAAGCCGATAGCGGAGCGGACTCCTGAGCTGGTGCAGCTGTcctcagacacagaggaagaggaggacaaggagaaaaaggaggaggagaacgtgGCCGAGGAGCCTCCTCCCCTCCACGCCACCACTCCTGACCTCCACCTCCTGACCTCCACCATAATCCCGCCCTCCACGTCCGGTGCCTACAGAGACGAGCAGGCCGACAAGCCGAAGGAGAAAGATGGCGGGACGGGAAGCTGTCGCTCACGGGTCTGGTCAGGCAGCTCGGAGAGAAGCAGGAACTCGGTGTGTTCGCTTAGCCCGAAGACGCCTGGAGAGAGCGAGCGGCGGCGGGACAGGGGGTGCTGGAGGGACAGGAAGCAGGCTGCAAGCGAAGCAgcgagggagaagaggaggaggaagaggagcaggagagagcgGGAGAAGAGCAGCGACATGGTGAGGAAGAGTGGCACCCTGTGCAACCCAAACCTGTCCATTTATCCCGCCGCCATGCGCCGTCGCTCCCGCACCCCCTCGTCCTTTCACTCCAGCACCGAGTCCAGCCCACCGGACTCCAACTGGGAGTACCGCTGTTCCCAGGTTTCCCCTCTTACTTCCTCCGACTCCTCACCGTCCCgctcttcctcgtcctcctcacTGCACTGGTCCTCCCCACGGCCGTCAGCACAGCCGCCGCTGACGCCCTCGCTCTCCCCCAGCAATCGCAGCAGCTCTCACCACGGAGAGAAGCCGGGCGGGAAGAGGAAGTACAAGAGCCGCCACCTGGACAACAATGACAAGGACCCCACGTGGAGGCCGAGCAGCAGCCATCgcagggagaagaggagggagcgcagggagaaggagaggaggaggaggagaagagagaggcagaggaggggcGCTCTGCGGGACAGCGGGGGAGACAG cagcaggaggtgcAGAGAAGACCGGAGTCCAAGCGTGGAGATCATCTACGAGGGCACCATCACCTCCCACGCAGCAACTCGAACCCCCGCAGGCAAGCGGCGCAGGAAACAACCGCGCAGGACACAACACTGCAG cTCTCCAGTCATCATCACCCTGGACAGCGACAGCAGCCGCGAcgacatcaacaacaacaacaacaacaacaacagcagcggcagcagcagtcCGGTCAGCAGCCAGCAGACTGTCGATTTCTCAGACCTTCCTCCTCTCCCGTTGCTGCATTCTGCCCGTGTGGATGGAGCCTTGAATGCAGAAATTGGTGAGCTTCCGGTTGACATCCTGGACCGAGGATCTGATGGGTCAGAGACCGAACCAGTGGGCCAACCCGAGGCAGCACGTTCCGTCGGCATTTACAACAGCGACAACAGCGATCGCGAGGTGGACGTGGAAAACGTTGATGAGAGGGGCTCGCTGTTGGGATCGGATGACGACAAACGACCAATGAGAAGGGCTGATGCAGAAGCGGGGACTGTGGACAGTGACTCTCCAACAGCAGAGAGCAATGCTGCCTCCACAGCAACAGATTTGGTTCACAAAACAGACTCTGAGTTCTCCACTTCTGACAGCCGTCTGCTAGCAACCATCCTCAATGACCTGAAGGGAATCGCTGCACCTAAACGTGATCACTCATTCGGCTTTGAGTCCAGTTGTTTATCCGGCAccaggaaaaaacattttagagcTCAGCGTGAGGTCAGTCAGGCTTATTTGAACCAGGACGACTGGCTGGCTGAGGCAAGACATCCCAGTCtgcctgagcagcagcagtctAACGATGGCAGAGGCCAGAGTCAGAGCCTGGGCTTGCCGACATTTCACGCCTCCATTCCCCCTCTACCTCATCTCGAGCAATTAAAAGAGCGCAGGGTCAGAGAGGAGGCCAAGGACCTCCCTCCCCTCCTGAAACAGGCCAGTCCTGTTGGGTCACGTAACAGAAACACACCGCCGCCATTAAAACACGGCGGTGCTGGGAGTCAGCGCCTTTTATCTCATGTTGATCCGCGCTCGCCTCACACCTCTGCTGATGCTAACCCAGGTGTTGAGCTTAGTTCAGATTCTACCATCTCCTCCATGACGTCCTGTTTGGGTGCTGAGCTGCCTAAAGATAACCAGGCCATACCTCCCATTTCAACGCTGAAGAAACATTTCATGAGCACTTTGGCATTGAGAGGAGAGCCGGTCTCGACGAGGGACGTTTCTGCCGTTGACATGCTTTCTTCCTGTGATTTAGCAGCCATTAGCTCCCATTCATCTGCTCCTTCTCAAGTTGGAGCAGTTGCCATCCATTCCACAACTCACAAACCTACCACTGACTCCCATTCCGAAAATACTTCCGCAAGTGCCGATTGTTTACCACATCTGGACTTCAGTTCCTTTGGTTCTTCAAAGTTACATGCTGGCATTGATAGCACAAAGGAAATATCTTCTGACCTTAGGCCATCACCCATTGAGTTGCATCCTGTGAATTCTTTATCTCCCACTGATTTCCATTCAGCCGAGATTTGCAGGTCCAAAGCCAAGTCAGCTCACTCTGACTCTACCTCCACAGGTTACAGGAATAGGTTTATAGGCCCAAATGTCTGTTGGGTAGCACCCACTgacctccatccatccagcagTGTTTCTGCTGAAGGTGCACTGGCAGGTAGGGATGATTTCTCAGGAGCTAACTGTAACAACATGTCACCTGCTGGCTTTGTTTCTTCCACTGATACCAGGACTCTGAATCCCTGCTCACCCATTGACTCGTACTCTTCcagtgagagagaaaacctGGCCATGAAGCTTTCTCCTTCTCGAGTTAGTTCAGTGCCAACAACACCTGCTAGCGCCAGGTCGCTACCCTCTTACGCGGATCCCACAAGCCCCAAATCTACCGTTGACCGCCACTCTTCCAGTGCAGCTTCAGAAGGACCGACAGACAATGACGTATCGTCATTGATCATTCGTGAGGAAAGTTTGCCACATGGTCGCCTGCCGCCCGTTGATGTGCATTGTACAAGTCTCATGCCCCCTGCTAATGAGCATTGTTCTAGCTTTGTCAGCACCATGACTGATGATCACCTGGACCACAGAGCCTTATCCTCCACTGCCTTCCAAACATCACATAGAAAATGCAGTTCTCAGTCCAAACCCCCCGCTGAATCCCAGTCTAAACCTCTCCGCCCCATTGACTCTGATTCAAACGCTCACAACCACTTTGATTCCAGCTCCAACCCACAGTTCCCCATTGACACCTGTTCAGAACACAGCTCCCCTATTGACTCCCAGCATGAATCCCAGCCACCCATTGACTCTCATTCAAAAACCTCTCGTAGAGACTTTCAGCTTCCCGCAGCCAATCACATCACGTCTTCCCCCCAGTCTGTGGAGAACCAGTGGAACTCCTCCATTGATGCCCATTCATAG